AAAGATCGAGCTAGGAAAACGTGAAGAAAAAGATGGCTTAGATAAATTACTTAACCAAGCGACGACTCAAGCAACAGATCAATACGACCAATTGCAAAAAGCAAAAACTGCTGTTGATGTTTTTTATAAAAATAATGAATTTACTGAGGCTTTGACGAATGAAACATATACAACTGCTAAGACAGAAGTAGACAAAGTCAAAAGCGAAACCTTGCGTAAACCATTAAGTGATATTTTAGTGAATGCAGACAAACTACTAAAAGAGGCACAAGCGCAGCAGCAAGCATACACAGAACAACAAACCGCACAGAATAATCAAAATACAGGTTCTTCTGATTACCAAGGGAGTACCACCCAGACACCTGTGAATGGGCAACAACCTGATCCAAATGGCTTCTCAGGACCAAATGCGAATGGGGTTTATACTGACCCAGTTTATACTGTAAATGAAAACGATGTAGCAGATACAAACAATCCTGCTTGGATTTGGGCTCCTGGTATCAAAGAAAAAGTAATTAACATAAGTATCCAGCGTGGGTATATCAGAGAAGGAGCATACACGTTATATCCAGCTAGAATTATTAACGGTGAAGGTTATTACAACCTTTACGGGGCAGATAATCAATATCTTGTCACCATTAATGCAAAAACAGGCTGGTTCAAAGGAAATGCTTCAAGAAACGCGGGACGATAATATTCATTTTTAAAAATTAAAAAATGAGGTTGGAACAAAAAACGTTAATTCCAAAAAAACAATCCAATGAGTCACTAGCTGTATTGTATAGGAGTTACTATTGATTCTGCCATTGATTCGGATTTCATGTGATTGGGATATGACTCAACGAGTTATGTCCCAATCACGTTTTCCATCTATACTAATCAAGGTTGAACACTATCCCGGCCTTTGAATCAAAGGAGAATGATATGGAGAATAAAAATTATGTGACGTTTAAAGAAGGCATAAACGCATGTATTCCAACAATTTTAGGTTATTTAGGTATTGGTATCGCAGCAGGAGTCGTCGGGAAAAATGTAGGGCTGTCTATAGTAGAAATTGCGTTGATGTCAATACTGGTTTATGCTGGAGGGGCACAATTTATTATTTGTGGCATGTTGGCCATTTATTCACCAATTTCTGCTATTATATTTACTACCTTTTTAGTTAATTTACGGCATTTTTTGATGAGCATGTCAGTCGCTCCTTATTTTAAAGAAGAACCGTTAGTGACAAATATCGGAATTGGAACACTTTTAACAGATGAATCGTATGGCGTATTGATGACTGCTGTAGCAAATAATCATCGAGTGAGTTCGGCATGGATGCATGGGTTAAATATCACTGCTTATCTAGCATGGATAGCCTCAACGATTCTTGGAGGGTTATTAGGAACTTGGATTCCAGATCCATACGTATTTGGACTAGATTTTGCTTTGGTAGCTATGTTTGCTGGGTTGTTTATATTACAAGTAGATGGTCCGATGAAAAAACGAACAAAAGAAACATTGATTGTACTGGGAACTGTTTGTTTTTCTTTATACTTATTTATGGGCTTTTTTTCGGCAGAGCTGTCTGTTTTATTTTCAACGCTTTTAGGATGTACGGTTGGGATGGTGAATCATCATGAGTAGCAATTACGTTTTATTAACGATTTTAGGTTGTTCTATTGCTACATGGATTCCAAGAATATTTCCGTTTGTGATTTCAAGACGGGTTGATTTTCCAGAATGGTTTTTGCGCTTTTTATCCTATATCCCAATTTGTATCTTGACGGCATTATTATTTCAGAGTATTTTAGAAATTCAGACAATCGGTTTTCCTAAACTCAAAACAATTGAAGCCTTAAGCTGCGTGCCTACTTTATTTGTGGCTATACGTACAAAAGATTTAATGAAAACTGTTTTGGCAGGAGTCCTTACAGTTGCACTATTACGCATTTTTTTAGGCTAAATGCCAGAAGGAGAAAATTATGAACGAACTATTAGCACAAGTATTTACTGCACTAGTTATCGATGAAAATGAAAAATATTACTTTTTACAAAAAAACGGGATTACCTTACGATTGGCTAAA
The DNA window shown above is from Enterococcus sp. 4G2_DIV0659 and carries:
- a CDS encoding AzlD domain-containing protein, whose product is MSSNYVLLTILGCSIATWIPRIFPFVISRRVDFPEWFLRFLSYIPICILTALLFQSILEIQTIGFPKLKTIEALSCVPTLFVAIRTKDLMKTVLAGVLTVALLRIFLG
- a CDS encoding AzlC family ABC transporter permease, yielding MENKNYVTFKEGINACIPTILGYLGIGIAAGVVGKNVGLSIVEIALMSILVYAGGAQFIICGMLAIYSPISAIIFTTFLVNLRHFLMSMSVAPYFKEEPLVTNIGIGTLLTDESYGVLMTAVANNHRVSSAWMHGLNITAYLAWIASTILGGLLGTWIPDPYVFGLDFALVAMFAGLFILQVDGPMKKRTKETLIVLGTVCFSLYLFMGFFSAELSVLFSTLLGCTVGMVNHHE